A section of the Cyprinus carpio isolate SPL01 unplaced genomic scaffold, ASM1834038v1 S000006613, whole genome shotgun sequence genome encodes:
- the LOC109099000 gene encoding uncharacterized protein LOC109099000 gives MIVKGNNYPQNQDTILLIKNPWYPDYVIEKFRWKTDLYGDPSSWDCSLLIKNLKQSHHGEKLYTWIDPENVGKSTYAFYDVTSTIQVDASPQLPSISIFGGERTGDAITVVCSGFHTCPYSKPTITLNGLEGSDQIKDESIKDGLWKITRTRKGVVKTERLNIQCSVRHYGGITVTATKDKSAKCVHQKITIEPELADVTEGVAKIFTCSVYHSCQKEPTITWNYENMPITKGSKTHSGLNRVTYSHITFLGAKDDHGKKLICTANFSGGKVTTSVVLHVQCVHYNISIEPELADVTEGVAKNFTCSVYHSCQKEPTITWNYENMPITKGSKTRSDLNQVTYSDITFLGAKEDHGKKLTCTANFSGGNIITSVVLCIQCVHHNISIEPELADVTEGVAKNFTCTLYHSCQNENPTITWNYENMQVTEWNKTLSGLDQIIYSSITFLGAKEDHGKKLLCTAKFSGRDITASVVLNVKYPVISGLKTIGLYILTLSLVFLLACILAGVIIYKKQQRSKDAVSGNKPFSKPRMPSPKSEPKSYSGHDSDAEYTNMDELKKY, from the exons ATGATTGTGAAAGGAAACAA TTACCCACAAAATCAAGATACAATTCTTTTGATTAAAAATCCATGGTATCCAGATTATGTAATTGAGAAGTTTAGATGGAAAACTGATTTATATGGTGACCCATCAAGTTGGGATTGCAGTCTGCTGATCAAAAACCTGAAACAATCCCACCACGGAGAGAAATTATACACATGGATTGACCCTGAAAATGTTGGAAAGAGCACCTATGCATTTTATGATGTCACCTCTACAATTCAAGTTGATG CAAGTCCACAGCTGCCCAGCATCAGTATTTTTGGAGGTGAAAGGACAGGAGATGCCATCACAGTAGTATGTTCAGGTTTCCACACGTGTCCATACAGCAAACCAACCATCACTCTGAACGGTTTAGAAGGATCTGATCAAATAAAGGATGAGTCTATTAAAGACGGCCTGTGGAAAATCACTCGGACACGCAAAGGTGTCGTAAAGACAGAACGCTTGAATATTCAGTGTTCAGTAAGACATTATGGTGGGATAACGGTGACAGCTACTAAGGACAAAAGTGCAAAAT gtgttcatcaaaaaataacaATTGAGCCTGAACTGGCAGATGTCACTGAGGGCGTCGCAAAGATATTCACTTGTAGCGTCTACCATTCCTGCCAGAAAGAGCCAACCATCACATGGAACTATGAGAACATGCCGATCACAAAGGGAAGCAAAACACATTCAGGTTTAAATCGGGTCACCTACTCTCACATAACCTTTCTGGGTGCAAAAGACGACCATGGGAAGAAATTGATTTGCACTGCAAATTTTTCTGGAGGAAAAGTTACAACCTCTGTTGTTTTACATGTACAAT GTGTTCATTATAACATATCGATTGAGCCTGAACTGGCAGATGTCACAGAGGGCGTCGCAAAGAACTTCACTTGTAGCGTCTACCATTCCTGCCAGAAAGAGCCAACCATCACATGGAACTATGAGAACATGCCGATCACAAAGGGGAGCAAAACACGTTCAGATTTAAATCAGGTCACCTACTCTGACATAACCTTTCTGGGTGCCAAAGAAGACCATGGGAAGAAACTGACTTGCACTGCAAATTTTTCTGGAGGAAACATCATAACCTCTGTTGTTTTATGTATACAAT GTGTTCATCATAACATATCGATTGAGCCTGAACTGGCAGATGTCACAGAGGGCGTCGCAAAGAACTTCACTTGTACTCTCTACCATTCCTGCCAGAATGAGAATCCAACCATCACATGGAACTATGAGAACATGCAGGTCACAGAGTGGAACAAAACTCTTTCTGGTTTAGATCAGATCATCTATTCTAGCATAACCTTTCTGGGTGCAAAAGAAGACCATGGGAAAAAATTGTTATGTACAGCAAAATTTTCTGGAAGAGACATTACAGCATCTGTTGtcttaaatgtgaaat ACCCAGTGATCAGTGGACTGAAGACTATTGGTCTTTACATCTTAACACTGTCACTTGTATTCCTTCTGGCTTGTATCCTTGCTGGAGTCATCATATACAAGAAGCAACAAAG GTCAAAAGATGCAGTGTCAGGAAACAAGCCTTTCTCCAAACCTCGAATGCCATCACCAAAGAG